One window from the genome of Thermoleophilaceae bacterium encodes:
- a CDS encoding serine/threonine-protein kinase produces the protein MLDKGTTVAGYRIDGVLGEGGMGVVYEATQLSLDRRVALKLLATHLGEDPQFRERFRREALIQAGIDHPHIVTVYEAGEDPQGLFMAMRLVRGPNLKDMVLARELDAGRSLRILTPVAEALDAAHEAELIHRDIKPQNILVSGRDHAYLADFGLTKAPGEKSLTKTGQFVGTLDYISPEQIRGLKATSASDIYALAAVLYECLSGVVPYPKDSEAAVLFAHMSDQPPKVTDERPELPAELDAVIARAMAKDPEQRHPSAGELLRDAEEAFGRRLRGVISTPGPLEGPEETGIRAPEGAVGTRESSVQSSDQVAGATSPGGPEATKLAGAADATKLAAGADATKLAAGVDATKPAGVADATALGTTPSEAGTAPLPVTDATDERALPAAGRKAPAGAIVAVAAGVVALAVAGFILGSSGGSSEPEGTNSVSAGMLRVSYPDGWQEGGNVAEVPGLEPADPIQLAAPGSAGGGLVAGRVEAAGPTLLPASFLERLDQPPATDDAVQLGEYEAYRYRNLEPEGADDPVTVYVVPSTGGVAALACVGAPEAQRECEEVAASIELRDAEPVGLGPSQEYADALSAAMGRLNSTRAAGRSTLRGARTPDGQARAAGNLQQAYRQAAQALEEAPAGPAAAGANAAIVSALADTASAYERLAAAANRGERGRYSSARAAVGRGEQRVQRAVQTLRDLGYSVS, from the coding sequence TTGCTCGACAAGGGGACAACCGTTGCGGGGTACCGCATCGACGGCGTGCTGGGCGAGGGCGGCATGGGGGTGGTGTACGAGGCCACCCAGCTGTCGCTCGACCGCAGGGTCGCCCTGAAGCTGCTGGCCACCCACCTGGGCGAGGACCCGCAGTTCCGCGAGCGCTTCCGGCGGGAGGCGCTCATCCAGGCGGGCATCGACCACCCGCACATCGTCACCGTCTACGAGGCCGGCGAAGACCCCCAGGGCCTGTTCATGGCCATGCGCCTCGTCCGCGGGCCCAACCTCAAGGACATGGTCCTCGCGCGGGAGCTGGACGCCGGGCGCTCGCTGCGCATCCTGACTCCGGTGGCGGAGGCGCTCGACGCGGCGCACGAGGCCGAGCTCATCCACCGCGACATCAAGCCGCAGAACATCCTGGTCTCGGGCCGCGACCACGCCTACCTCGCGGACTTCGGCCTCACCAAGGCGCCGGGGGAGAAGAGCCTCACCAAGACCGGGCAGTTCGTCGGCACGCTCGACTACATCTCGCCGGAGCAGATCCGCGGCCTGAAGGCCACGTCGGCGAGCGACATCTACGCGCTCGCGGCGGTGCTGTACGAGTGCCTCAGCGGCGTGGTGCCCTATCCCAAGGACTCCGAGGCGGCGGTGCTGTTCGCGCACATGTCGGACCAGCCGCCCAAGGTCACCGACGAGCGCCCGGAGCTCCCCGCGGAGCTCGACGCGGTCATCGCCCGCGCCATGGCCAAGGACCCCGAGCAGCGGCACCCCTCCGCCGGCGAGCTGCTGCGCGACGCCGAGGAGGCCTTCGGCCGGCGCCTGCGCGGCGTCATCTCCACGCCGGGCCCGCTGGAGGGGCCCGAGGAGACGGGCATACGCGCACCCGAGGGCGCAGTGGGCACGCGCGAGTCCAGCGTGCAGAGCTCCGATCAGGTCGCCGGCGCCACCTCGCCCGGCGGGCCCGAGGCCACCAAGCTCGCAGGGGCCGCCGACGCCACGAAGCTTGCCGCCGGGGCTGACGCCACCAAGCTCGCGGCGGGTGTGGACGCCACCAAGCCCGCCGGCGTCGCCGACGCGACCGCGCTCGGCACGACGCCCTCGGAGGCCGGCACCGCGCCGCTTCCCGTCACGGACGCAACGGACGAGCGCGCGCTGCCCGCAGCCGGCCGCAAGGCGCCCGCCGGCGCCATCGTCGCGGTGGCCGCTGGTGTGGTGGCGCTGGCCGTGGCCGGGTTCATCCTCGGAAGCTCGGGCGGCAGCTCGGAGCCCGAGGGCACGAACTCCGTCTCCGCGGGCATGCTCCGCGTGAGCTACCCCGACGGCTGGCAGGAGGGCGGCAACGTGGCGGAGGTACCGGGCCTCGAGCCGGCCGACCCCATCCAGCTCGCCGCGCCCGGCAGCGCCGGCGGCGGGCTCGTGGCGGGCCGCGTCGAGGCCGCCGGGCCCACCCTGCTGCCGGCGAGCTTCCTCGAGCGCCTCGACCAGCCGCCCGCCACGGACGATGCCGTGCAGCTCGGGGAGTACGAGGCGTACCGCTACCGCAACCTCGAGCCCGAGGGCGCCGACGACCCCGTCACCGTCTACGTGGTGCCCAGCACCGGGGGCGTGGCCGCGCTCGCCTGCGTGGGCGCACCCGAGGCCCAGCGAGAGTGCGAGGAGGTGGCCGCGTCGATCGAGCTTCGCGACGCCGAGCCGGTTGGGCTCGGGCCGAGCCAGGAGTACGCCGACGCCCTCAGCGCCGCCATGGGACGCCTGAACTCCACCCGCGCCGCCGGGCGTTCCACCCTCCGGGGGGCCCGCACCCCGGACGGGCAGGCGCGCGCCGCGGGCAACCTCCAGCAGGCCTATCGCCAGGCCGCCCAGGCGCTCGAGGAGGCGCCGGCGGGGCCCGCCGCGGCGGGGGCCAACGCGGCCATCGTCTCGGCCCTGGCCGACACCGCCAGCGCCTACGAGCGCCTCGCAGCGGCGGCCAACCGCGGCGAGCGCGGCAGGTACAGCTCCGCCCGTGCCGCGGTCGGCCGTGGCGAGCAGCGGGTGCAGCGCGCCGTCCAGACCCTGAGGGACCTGGGCTACAGCGTTTCCTGA
- a CDS encoding cation:proton antiporter — MNNLLAQMPVPNPPEALPGGEVVAYVLAALAIILISARIVGGLFVRIGQPRVVGEIIAGILIGPTVLGGKLATPAVTSLERQAVDGSGLVNDIYPLQAFAFLNLLGVLTLVFFMFLVGLEVQQRFLKGKGPQILTVALAVTIIPVALGFVFNALFSGAEYKPGGISAGTQGLILGAAIAVTAFPVMARILQEKRQIATPMGAVGVGAAAIVTPLMFLVLAGASASAKGQGAPNAIATKLALAVGFAALCFFVVRPLLQRFVLKDFDAEKPLSNHVLAVLLAGAVLGGLAGDRIGIHSLNGAFIFGACVPQIAGLGKAVIDRMSDFVAVFLIPVFLAVAGLQTDFRVLTVELIPGILVFLAFMIAGKWAVGYGAARAVGLKSSEANTIGVLMNCRGLMLLVVAIVAGQFDGITPEMRVIFALGAIVTTMMTGPLVDLFLPKEDVEAERDKSIQGSIAGLPAMTGGPRVVIAPSEAGHASAAVSAAVERFLGAEGPKPQFLVTSLPGLSPAGDYVGALLESGEERSVTQTLGWLGPAAARLSAAGADAEAVSFQTPEPDADLAKLATDWAATDAVVTDVDQAGALEEAGLTVHRVSA, encoded by the coding sequence ATGAACAACCTCCTGGCGCAGATGCCCGTGCCCAATCCTCCCGAAGCCCTGCCGGGCGGGGAGGTGGTCGCATACGTCCTCGCGGCGCTGGCGATCATCCTGATCTCGGCGCGCATCGTCGGCGGGCTGTTCGTCCGCATCGGCCAGCCGCGCGTGGTCGGGGAGATCATCGCGGGCATCCTGATCGGGCCGACGGTGCTCGGAGGCAAGCTCGCCACCCCGGCCGTCACGAGCCTCGAGCGGCAGGCGGTGGACGGCAGCGGGCTGGTCAACGACATCTACCCGCTGCAGGCGTTCGCGTTCCTCAACCTGCTCGGCGTCCTCACGCTCGTCTTCTTCATGTTCCTCGTGGGCCTCGAGGTCCAGCAGCGCTTCCTCAAGGGCAAGGGACCCCAGATCCTCACGGTGGCGCTGGCCGTGACGATCATCCCGGTCGCACTCGGCTTCGTTTTCAACGCGCTGTTCTCCGGCGCCGAGTACAAGCCGGGTGGGATCTCGGCGGGCACGCAGGGCCTGATCCTCGGAGCCGCGATAGCGGTCACCGCGTTCCCCGTCATGGCGCGCATCCTCCAGGAGAAGCGCCAGATCGCCACGCCCATGGGCGCGGTCGGCGTGGGGGCGGCGGCAATCGTCACGCCGCTCATGTTCCTCGTGCTCGCGGGCGCCTCCGCGTCGGCCAAGGGGCAGGGCGCGCCCAACGCGATCGCCACGAAGCTCGCGCTCGCCGTCGGGTTCGCGGCGCTCTGCTTCTTCGTCGTGCGGCCGCTGCTGCAGCGCTTCGTGCTGAAGGACTTCGACGCGGAGAAGCCGCTGAGCAACCACGTCCTCGCCGTGCTGCTCGCCGGCGCGGTGCTCGGCGGCCTGGCGGGCGACCGCATCGGCATCCACTCCCTCAACGGCGCGTTCATCTTCGGCGCCTGCGTGCCGCAGATCGCGGGCCTGGGCAAGGCCGTGATCGACCGGATGAGCGACTTCGTCGCCGTCTTCCTGATCCCGGTCTTCCTCGCCGTCGCCGGTCTTCAGACGGACTTCCGCGTGCTGACCGTGGAGCTGATCCCGGGCATCCTCGTGTTCCTGGCGTTCATGATCGCGGGCAAGTGGGCCGTGGGCTACGGCGCTGCGCGCGCCGTCGGGCTCAAGTCGAGCGAGGCCAACACGATCGGCGTGCTCATGAACTGCCGCGGGCTCATGCTGCTCGTGGTGGCGATCGTGGCCGGGCAGTTCGACGGCATCACGCCCGAGATGCGCGTGATCTTCGCCCTCGGCGCGATCGTCACCACCATGATGACCGGCCCGCTCGTGGACCTCTTCCTGCCCAAGGAGGACGTCGAGGCCGAGCGTGACAAGTCGATCCAGGGCTCCATTGCCGGCCTCCCGGCCATGACCGGTGGGCCGCGCGTGGTGATCGCCCCGTCGGAGGCGGGACACGCCTCGGCGGCGGTGTCGGCAGCCGTGGAGCGCTTCCTCGGCGCCGAGGGGCCCAAGCCGCAGTTCCTCGTCACCAGCCTCCCCGGCCTGTCGCCGGCGGGAGACTACGTGGGGGCGCTGCTCGAGTCCGGGGAGGAGCGCAGCGTCACCCAGACGCTCGGCTGGCTCGGGCCGGCCGCCGCGCGCCTGTCGGCGGCGGGGGCGGATGCCGAGGCGGTCTCGTTCCAGACGCCCGAGCCGGACGCCGACCTGGCCAAGCTGGCCACCGACTGGGCGGCCACCGACGCGGTGGTCACCGACGTGGACCAGGCCGGCGCGCTCGAGGAGGCCGGCCTCACGGTGCACCGGGTCTCCGCCTGA
- a CDS encoding alanine--glyoxylate aminotransferase family protein translates to MAADPYIKDYLMTAGPTPVPPAVTQAMAGPAMYHRAPAFVEVYARALDNLKKVFQTRNDVLVFAASGSGAMESAVANLARRDQPAVVASCGKFGERWAELCDAFGARTVHHETEWGQKIDPVELDRVLGENEGVEVVFTTLSETSTGVVNDVPALTEVAHRHGALIAVDAVSGLGAVPVKMDEWGVDAVVAGSQKALMCPPGLGFAAVGERALERAEAGPGGRYYFDWVKTARGQRKDPPDSPFTPAATLFVGLDVALQMIETEGLEQVFARHALLGRAAREAVKGLDLELFGPEDEGANVVTAIKLPDTIDGGKVPKLMRDRYGVTIAGGQAQLKGKIARIAHCGYFGAFDIITTIAAFEMAMRELGHELELGAGVAAAQRVFLESGVPVPAPAPA, encoded by the coding sequence ATGGCCGCCGACCCCTACATCAAGGACTACCTCATGACCGCCGGGCCCACGCCCGTGCCGCCCGCGGTCACGCAGGCCATGGCGGGCCCGGCCATGTACCACCGCGCCCCCGCGTTCGTCGAGGTCTACGCCCGCGCGCTCGACAACCTGAAGAAGGTCTTCCAGACCCGGAACGACGTGCTGGTGTTCGCCGCGTCGGGCTCGGGCGCCATGGAGTCGGCCGTTGCCAACCTCGCCCGGCGCGACCAGCCCGCGGTGGTGGCCTCGTGCGGCAAGTTCGGCGAGCGCTGGGCCGAGCTGTGCGACGCCTTCGGCGCCCGCACGGTCCACCACGAGACCGAGTGGGGTCAGAAGATCGACCCCGTCGAGCTCGACCGCGTCCTCGGCGAGAACGAGGGGGTCGAGGTGGTGTTCACCACCCTCTCGGAGACCTCCACCGGCGTGGTCAATGACGTCCCCGCGCTCACCGAGGTGGCCCACCGGCATGGCGCGCTCATCGCGGTGGACGCCGTGTCGGGCCTGGGTGCGGTGCCCGTGAAGATGGACGAGTGGGGCGTGGACGCCGTGGTGGCCGGCTCGCAGAAGGCGCTCATGTGCCCGCCCGGCCTGGGCTTCGCCGCAGTCGGCGAGCGCGCGCTCGAGCGCGCCGAGGCCGGCCCCGGCGGCCGTTACTACTTCGACTGGGTCAAGACGGCCAGGGGCCAGCGCAAGGACCCGCCGGACAGTCCGTTCACGCCCGCGGCCACGCTGTTCGTCGGGCTCGACGTAGCCCTGCAGATGATCGAGACCGAGGGCCTCGAGCAGGTCTTCGCGCGCCATGCGCTGCTCGGCCGCGCCGCGCGCGAGGCCGTCAAGGGACTCGACCTCGAGCTGTTCGGGCCCGAGGACGAGGGCGCCAACGTGGTCACCGCCATCAAGCTGCCCGACACCATCGACGGCGGCAAGGTCCCCAAGCTCATGCGCGACCGCTACGGCGTCACCATCGCGGGCGGCCAGGCCCAGCTCAAGGGCAAGATCGCCCGCATCGCGCACTGCGGCTACTTCGGCGCGTTCGACATCATCACCACGATCGCCGCCTTCGAGATGGCCATGCGCGAGCTGGGGCATGAGCTCGAGCTCGGCGCAGGCGTCGCGGCGGCCCAGCGCGTCTTCCTGGAGTCCGGGGTGCCCGTGCCGGCGCCCGCGCCGGCTTGA
- the serA gene encoding phosphoglycerate dehydrogenase has protein sequence MTQAGDGLQRPRILVKETIAETGVALLREHFDVDVGVDWDDADLPERIGDYDGILIRSATKLTPELIERATRLKVIGRAGTGVDNVDVPAATKRGIVVANAPESNSIAAAEHAVALMLALCRNIPQAHGSLTSGKWERSKFGGVEVYRKTLGVLGFGRIGQLVAERAKAFDMEVLSFDPFVAAERFRELGVEQAETSAEVYARADIITLHLPKTPDTVHWLDAEAFAQMKDGMKIVNCARGELVDHDALVAALESGKVGGAALDVFPSEPITEHALFGMDGVIVTPHLGASTVEAQDRAGVVTAEQVVAALTGGLVTNAVNIPAMRPEDMEALAPFLPLCKRLGKLAMALAESSSVERIDVAYEGGLADQDTRLLTITILNGVLEGHTEEQVNLVNAHTLAEDRGIVVAESKEPVAEDFNELVRVAITAGRERIEVAGTGFGPRNVPHLVSVYGQSFNLEIQDHLAFFRYRDQPGMIGRVGTIFGERGVNIHSAAVGAQEGDDQAVMAVTSDAPVPQDLIEAIVGRDDFHDGRAVDL, from the coding sequence ATGACGCAGGCAGGCGACGGTTTGCAGCGGCCGCGCATTCTCGTAAAGGAGACGATCGCCGAGACCGGCGTGGCGCTCCTGCGCGAGCACTTCGACGTGGACGTCGGGGTGGACTGGGACGATGCCGACCTCCCTGAGCGCATCGGCGACTACGACGGGATCCTCATCCGCTCGGCCACCAAGCTCACCCCGGAGCTGATCGAGCGCGCCACCCGCCTCAAGGTCATAGGCCGGGCCGGCACCGGGGTGGACAACGTGGACGTGCCGGCGGCCACCAAGCGCGGCATCGTGGTGGCCAACGCGCCCGAGTCCAACTCGATCGCCGCCGCCGAGCACGCCGTGGCGCTCATGCTCGCCCTCTGCCGCAACATCCCGCAGGCGCATGGCTCGCTCACCAGCGGCAAGTGGGAGCGCTCCAAGTTCGGCGGCGTCGAGGTGTACCGCAAGACGCTCGGCGTGCTCGGCTTCGGCCGCATCGGCCAGCTCGTGGCCGAGCGGGCCAAGGCGTTCGACATGGAGGTCCTCTCCTTCGACCCGTTCGTCGCGGCCGAGCGCTTCCGCGAGCTGGGCGTGGAGCAGGCCGAGACCTCGGCGGAGGTGTACGCGCGGGCGGACATCATCACCCTGCACCTGCCCAAGACGCCCGACACGGTGCACTGGCTCGACGCCGAGGCGTTCGCCCAGATGAAGGACGGCATGAAGATCGTCAACTGCGCCCGCGGCGAGCTGGTGGACCACGACGCGCTCGTTGCGGCGCTGGAGTCGGGCAAGGTCGGCGGCGCCGCGCTCGACGTCTTCCCCTCCGAGCCCATCACCGAGCACGCGCTGTTCGGCATGGACGGCGTCATCGTCACCCCGCACCTGGGCGCATCCACCGTCGAGGCGCAGGACCGCGCGGGCGTGGTCACCGCCGAGCAGGTGGTGGCCGCCCTCACCGGCGGGCTCGTCACCAACGCGGTCAACATCCCCGCGATGCGTCCCGAGGACATGGAGGCGCTGGCGCCCTTCCTGCCGCTCTGCAAGCGGCTCGGCAAGCTCGCCATGGCGCTGGCCGAGAGCTCGTCGGTCGAACGCATCGACGTGGCGTACGAGGGCGGCCTGGCGGACCAGGACACGCGGCTGCTCACGATCACGATCCTCAACGGCGTGCTCGAGGGCCACACCGAGGAGCAGGTCAACCTCGTGAACGCCCACACGCTCGCGGAGGACCGCGGCATCGTCGTGGCCGAGAGCAAGGAGCCGGTCGCCGAGGACTTCAACGAGCTCGTGCGGGTGGCGATCACGGCCGGCCGCGAGCGGATCGAGGTGGCCGGCACGGGCTTCGGCCCGCGCAACGTGCCGCATCTCGTGTCCGTGTACGGCCAGAGCTTCAACCTCGAGATCCAGGATCACCTGGCGTTCTTCCGCTACCGCGACCAGCCGGGCATGATCGGTCGCGTCGGCACCATCTTCGGCGAGCGCGGCGTGAACATCCACTCGGCCGCGGTCGGCGCCCAGGAGGGCGACGACCAGGCGGTCATGGCCGTCACGTCGGACGCGCCCGTGCCCCAGGACCTCATCGAGGCCATCGTCGGGCGCGACGACTTCCACGACGGGCGCGCGGTCGACCTCTGA
- a CDS encoding medium chain dehydrogenase/reductase family protein translates to MRALVIAKHGPPEVLTVQDRPDPVAGPGEVRVSVRAAGINFADLMARIGVYPDAPKPPCVVGYEVAGEVESVGEGVEGVAVGDRVMAGTRFGGYAELAVAKASAAVALPDGWSFEEGASFPVNYTTAYAGLVRYGALQPGERVLLHAAAGGVGIASTQIAKLVGAEVYGTASGAKHEAIRGVGVDHPVDYRERDFVAEVRRIAGEERPLDLVMDAIGGRSWKKSFSLLRPGGRLVAFGASQIVSGDRRDIPRALRTLAQTPRFNPIKLASESVAVIGLNLLRLWDSKGSIEEWMEPLSGWLEAGALRPVVSDAVPLEQGADAHRIIQERRNVGKVVLTL, encoded by the coding sequence GTGAGGGCGCTGGTAATCGCCAAGCACGGACCGCCCGAGGTGCTCACGGTCCAGGACCGCCCGGACCCCGTTGCGGGTCCGGGCGAGGTGCGCGTGAGCGTTCGCGCCGCGGGCATCAACTTCGCGGACCTGATGGCGCGGATCGGCGTGTACCCCGATGCGCCCAAGCCGCCCTGCGTCGTGGGCTACGAGGTGGCCGGCGAGGTCGAGTCGGTGGGGGAGGGTGTCGAGGGCGTGGCCGTGGGGGACCGTGTGATGGCCGGCACGCGCTTCGGCGGCTACGCCGAGCTGGCGGTGGCCAAGGCATCGGCCGCGGTGGCGCTGCCGGACGGCTGGAGCTTCGAGGAGGGCGCGTCCTTCCCGGTGAACTACACCACGGCGTATGCCGGGCTGGTGCGCTACGGCGCATTGCAGCCGGGCGAGCGGGTGCTCCTGCACGCGGCCGCCGGCGGGGTGGGCATCGCATCCACCCAGATCGCCAAGCTCGTGGGCGCGGAGGTGTACGGCACCGCCTCGGGAGCGAAGCACGAGGCCATCCGCGGCGTCGGCGTGGACCACCCGGTGGACTACCGCGAGCGCGACTTCGTGGCCGAGGTCCGGCGGATCGCGGGGGAGGAGCGGCCGCTCGACCTGGTGATGGACGCCATCGGCGGCAGGAGCTGGAAGAAGAGCTTCTCCCTACTGCGCCCGGGCGGGCGCCTGGTGGCGTTCGGCGCCTCTCAGATAGTGAGCGGGGACCGCCGCGACATCCCGCGGGCGCTGCGCACCCTCGCGCAGACGCCGCGCTTCAACCCGATCAAGCTCGCCTCGGAGTCGGTGGCGGTCATCGGGCTCAACCTGCTGCGGCTGTGGGACTCCAAGGGCTCCATCGAAGAGTGGATGGAGCCGCTGAGCGGCTGGCTGGAGGCCGGCGCGCTGCGACCGGTGGTGTCCGACGCCGTGCCGCTCGAGCAGGGCGCGGACGCGCATCGGATCATCCAAGAGCGCCGCAACGTGGGCAAGGTCGTGCTCACGCTGTAG
- a CDS encoding 2-isopropylmalate synthase, with amino-acid sequence MDRSEPNRVRIFDTTLRDGEQSPGISLNKQEKLEIAHQLARLGVDVIEAGFPITSPGDFESVQAIARQVEGPVICGLARTHTQDIDAAWNAIKDAERKRIHTFIATSDIHIERKLQTTREDVKGQARAAVAHARQHTDDVEFSPEDGSRSDVEFMAEVIQIAIDEGATTINVPDTVGYTMPGEYAAMFARLYELVPALRDVVVSVHCHNDLGLAVANSLAGVGAGCRQVECAINGIGERAGNASLEEIVMLMHTRESSLGLWTGIDTREIARSSRLVSRLTGYPVQPNKAIVGRNAFAHEAGIHQDGVLKERTTYEIMDATTIGLETNSIVLGKHSGRHALRKALEELGLQVEGAALNTAFKRFKEIADKKKKVTALDLEAIVSDEMREAATDAYEIVSFDVEASSARSPLAKVVVRMPDGEVREGSFTGDGPVDAFFSAINAAIGREARLKEFHVSAVTGGRDALGETTVLLELDGRLASGQGVSTDILEAAGKAYLRAFNNVLRDSAVAEAEHHLEREAQSTPTP; translated from the coding sequence ATGGATCGCAGCGAGCCCAACCGAGTACGAATCTTCGACACGACGCTGCGCGACGGGGAGCAGTCGCCCGGCATCTCGCTCAACAAGCAGGAGAAGCTGGAGATCGCACACCAGCTCGCGCGGCTCGGGGTCGACGTGATCGAGGCCGGCTTTCCGATCACCTCGCCCGGCGACTTCGAGTCGGTGCAGGCGATCGCCCGCCAGGTGGAGGGCCCGGTCATCTGCGGGCTTGCCCGCACCCACACCCAGGACATCGACGCTGCGTGGAACGCGATCAAGGACGCCGAGCGCAAGCGCATCCACACGTTCATCGCGACGAGTGACATCCACATCGAGCGCAAGCTCCAGACCACGCGCGAGGACGTGAAGGGCCAGGCCCGCGCCGCGGTTGCGCACGCGCGTCAGCACACCGACGACGTGGAGTTCTCGCCCGAGGACGGCTCGCGCTCGGATGTCGAGTTCATGGCTGAGGTCATCCAGATCGCCATCGACGAGGGCGCCACCACCATCAACGTGCCCGACACCGTGGGCTACACGATGCCCGGGGAGTACGCCGCCATGTTCGCGCGCCTGTACGAGCTCGTGCCGGCCCTGCGCGACGTCGTCGTCTCGGTGCACTGCCACAACGACCTCGGGCTGGCCGTGGCCAACTCCCTCGCGGGAGTCGGCGCCGGCTGCCGCCAGGTGGAATGCGCGATCAACGGCATCGGCGAGCGCGCGGGCAACGCGTCGCTGGAGGAGATCGTGATGCTCATGCACACGCGCGAGTCCTCGCTCGGGCTGTGGACGGGCATCGACACCCGCGAGATCGCCCGCAGCAGCCGGCTCGTGTCCCGCCTCACCGGCTATCCGGTCCAGCCCAACAAGGCCATCGTCGGGCGCAACGCATTCGCCCACGAGGCCGGCATCCACCAGGACGGCGTGCTGAAGGAGCGCACGACGTACGAGATCATGGACGCCACCACCATCGGGCTGGAGACCAACTCGATCGTGCTCGGCAAGCACTCCGGCCGGCACGCGCTGCGCAAGGCCCTGGAGGAGCTGGGCCTGCAGGTGGAGGGGGCCGCGCTCAACACCGCCTTCAAGCGCTTCAAGGAGATCGCGGACAAGAAGAAGAAGGTCACCGCGCTCGACCTGGAGGCCATCGTCTCGGACGAGATGCGCGAGGCCGCCACCGACGCGTACGAGATCGTGAGCTTCGACGTGGAGGCCTCCTCGGCGCGCTCCCCGCTGGCCAAGGTGGTCGTGCGGATGCCGGACGGGGAGGTGCGCGAGGGCAGCTTCACCGGCGACGGCCCGGTCGATGCCTTCTTCTCGGCCATCAACGCCGCCATCGGGCGCGAGGCACGGCTCAAGGAGTTCCACGTGAGCGCGGTGACCGGCGGCCGGGACGCCCTCGGCGAGACCACCGTGCTGCTCGAGCTCGACGGCCGGCTGGCGTCCGGCCAGGGCGTGTCCACCGACATCCTCGAGGCGGCGGGCAAGGCGTACCTGCGTGCGTTCAACAACGTGCTGCGCGACTCGGCCGTGGCCGAGGCCGAGCATCACCTCGAGCGCGAGGCGCAGTCCACGCCAACGCCGTAG
- a CDS encoding iron-containing alcohol dehydrogenase has protein sequence MAEPFTWVDGERVIRFGRGSVAEATTLLAEHGFGGFALLTTERARASAPEVVAAAAVELLVPSGEVPDAAAAVRAGVGGRPLVALGGGRVIDAAKGIAGADGLSCAAIPTTLSGAEITRIHRMPAGADEFTLVRPRLVVADPALMASQPLPALAASAMNALAHALEALYVPLRNPVADIAALEAAERIGRGLGADQPDRDSLALGSLLGAYALGATGYAVHHVVCQTLVRVAGTPHAETNAVMLPHTLALMEKRVPSVVARFRARLGADLGDLAARSGGPRTLADLGVGEEHVGAVVEGALARPQLANTPDPPGRDELLAYVRAAL, from the coding sequence GTGGCGGAGCCGTTCACCTGGGTCGACGGCGAGCGGGTCATCCGCTTCGGCCGCGGCTCTGTGGCTGAGGCCACGACGCTGCTCGCCGAGCACGGTTTCGGGGGGTTCGCGCTGCTCACCACCGAGCGCGCCCGGGCTTCGGCGCCGGAGGTCGTGGCGGCCGCGGCGGTGGAGCTGCTCGTGCCGTCCGGCGAGGTGCCCGACGCCGCCGCGGCAGTGCGCGCCGGCGTGGGCGGCCGGCCGCTGGTGGCGCTCGGCGGCGGGCGGGTGATCGACGCCGCCAAGGGGATCGCGGGCGCGGACGGCCTGTCCTGCGCGGCCATCCCCACCACGCTGTCGGGCGCGGAGATCACCCGGATCCACCGGATGCCGGCGGGCGCGGACGAGTTCACGCTGGTGCGGCCGCGGCTGGTCGTGGCGGACCCCGCGCTCATGGCCTCGCAGCCGCTGCCGGCGCTGGCCGCCAGCGCGATGAACGCCCTCGCTCACGCCCTGGAGGCGCTGTATGTGCCGCTGCGAAACCCTGTGGCCGATATTGCGGCGCTGGAGGCCGCCGAGCGCATCGGGCGCGGATTGGGCGCGGACCAGCCCGATCGCGACTCGCTCGCCCTGGGCTCGCTCCTCGGGGCCTACGCGCTCGGCGCCACGGGCTACGCCGTGCACCACGTGGTCTGCCAGACACTCGTGCGCGTTGCGGGCACGCCCCATGCGGAGACCAACGCGGTGATGCTGCCGCACACGCTCGCGCTGATGGAGAAGCGCGTGCCGTCGGTGGTTGCGCGCTTCCGGGCGCGCCTCGGCGCCGACCTGGGCGACCTCGCGGCGCGCTCCGGCGGACCGCGCACACTGGCCGACCTCGGTGTGGGGGAAGAGCACGTAGGGGCGGTGGTCGAGGGCGCGCTGGCACGCCCGCAGCTGGCCAACACCCCCGACCCCCCGGGCCGCGACGAGCTGCTGGCCTACGTCCGCGCCGCCCTCTAG
- a CDS encoding XRE family transcriptional regulator: protein MATAAPPEHAHVGPRVRALREAMDLSLRDLAERSGVSAPMLSQVERGETSPTLAIAARIAAGLELSLSQLLRLDEGDGITVVRAAGRLSGGNARRGHRYEVVTPPIPGQRAEVSEHTLAPGAATGGPGDPPMHEPGARETALVTAGTVRLVCAGEPHDLQEGDSVTFDADLPHHFENPGGGQARFLSVVAAGLRRS from the coding sequence ATGGCAACCGCAGCGCCTCCCGAGCACGCCCACGTCGGCCCGCGCGTCCGCGCCCTGCGCGAGGCCATGGACCTCTCGCTGCGCGACCTGGCCGAGCGCTCCGGCGTCTCGGCGCCCATGCTGTCGCAGGTGGAGAGGGGGGAGACCAGCCCCACGCTCGCCATCGCGGCCCGCATCGCGGCGGGCCTCGAGCTGTCGCTGTCCCAGTTGCTGCGCCTCGACGAGGGCGACGGCATCACGGTCGTCCGCGCCGCGGGCCGCCTGAGCGGCGGCAACGCCCGGCGCGGCCACCGCTACGAGGTGGTCACCCCGCCGATCCCCGGTCAGCGCGCGGAGGTGTCCGAGCACACGCTCGCGCCGGGCGCCGCCACCGGCGGGCCCGGTGACCCGCCCATGCACGAGCCCGGCGCGCGCGAGACCGCACTCGTGACTGCCGGCACCGTCCGCCTGGTGTGCGCGGGCGAGCCCCACGACCTGCAGGAGGGCGACAGCGTCACGTTCGACGCCGACCTTCCCCACCACTTCGAGAACCCCGGCGGCGGTCAGGCGCGCTTCCTGTCCGTCGTAGCCGCCGGCCTGAGGAGGAGCTGA